The following proteins come from a genomic window of Yinghuangia sp. ASG 101:
- a CDS encoding UvrD-helicase domain-containing protein, which yields MPPPPSGDSVKERELEAEQRHIDRAYIRLEAMRGEARALMREGYRQAQVGTVGSLVERDTMVFRAELWARTLDAADDGLVFGRLDRTDREVWHIGRIGVRDEDSEILVVDWRAPAAEAFYQATPEDPRGIVRRRVLHCRGHRVVDIEDDLLDPGSAPDDLVVVGDGAFLAALSRTRDGSMRDIVATIQQEQDDAIRAPADGSVIVRGGPGTGKTAVALHRVAYLLFRHRQRFGSRGVLVVGPNPRFTAYIERVLPSLGEGGAVLHSLGDLVDGVTASYHDSPDAARLKGATRMVPLLRRAVAATPAGAPHELRVRHRGTEVVLDSAALRRIRRDLLQRARRGPNSQRVAAAKAVLAALWGQLASRGAARGEKEAFLEDVAARDEFAVFLNAWWPLLRPLDVLRGLADPSRVDRAARGRLTRGQSALLASTWRRTAETGEVSFLDVALLDEIDTLVGPLPRVRAQVAGGVLDDNPYVVDGYDIFTGESVRASVPADEISEVTTYADRVARSARANGERDDEPAEYAHIVVDEAQDLAPMQWRMLKRRGRHATWTIVEDPAQSAWEDLRASADAMSDAVGDRRRHEFVLTTNYRNPAEIAAPAARVLVRAVPDARPARAVRTGGEKPEVLVAADPADAVGVAVARLLDSVEGTVGVVTPVGETAPYADKLAGLPSRVQVMNALDAKGLEFDAAVIVDPKRIADQAPSGLRTLYVALTRATRSLVVVTSDEEWTVDLLGVPPSRL from the coding sequence ATGCCCCCGCCCCCTTCCGGTGATTCCGTCAAGGAGCGTGAACTCGAGGCGGAGCAGCGGCACATCGACCGCGCCTACATCCGTCTGGAGGCGATGCGCGGCGAGGCCCGGGCCCTGATGCGCGAGGGATACCGGCAGGCGCAGGTCGGCACCGTCGGCTCGCTCGTGGAGCGGGACACGATGGTCTTCCGGGCCGAGCTGTGGGCCCGCACGCTGGACGCCGCCGACGACGGGCTGGTCTTCGGGCGCCTGGACCGCACCGACCGCGAGGTGTGGCACATCGGCCGCATCGGCGTCCGCGACGAGGACAGCGAAATCCTCGTCGTCGACTGGCGGGCGCCCGCCGCGGAGGCGTTCTACCAGGCCACCCCCGAGGACCCCCGCGGGATCGTGCGCCGCCGGGTGCTGCACTGCCGGGGCCACCGGGTCGTCGACATCGAGGACGACCTCCTCGACCCCGGGTCCGCCCCCGACGACCTGGTGGTCGTCGGCGACGGCGCGTTCCTCGCCGCGCTCAGCCGCACGCGGGACGGGAGCATGCGCGACATCGTCGCGACCATCCAGCAGGAGCAGGACGACGCGATCCGCGCCCCGGCCGACGGGTCGGTCATCGTGCGCGGCGGTCCGGGGACCGGCAAGACCGCGGTCGCCCTGCACCGCGTCGCCTACCTGCTCTTCCGGCACCGACAGCGCTTCGGCTCGCGCGGCGTGCTCGTCGTCGGCCCGAATCCGCGCTTCACGGCGTACATCGAGCGCGTGCTCCCGTCGCTGGGGGAGGGCGGCGCGGTGCTGCACTCGCTCGGCGACCTCGTGGACGGCGTCACCGCGTCGTACCACGACAGTCCCGACGCGGCCCGGCTCAAGGGCGCGACGCGCATGGTGCCCCTGCTGCGCCGTGCGGTCGCCGCGACACCGGCCGGTGCGCCGCACGAGCTGCGGGTGCGGCACCGCGGCACCGAGGTGGTGCTCGACTCGGCCGCGTTGCGGCGCATCCGCCGCGACCTGCTGCAGCGGGCACGACGCGGTCCGAACAGCCAGCGCGTGGCCGCCGCGAAGGCCGTGCTCGCGGCGCTGTGGGGGCAGTTGGCGTCGCGCGGTGCGGCGCGGGGCGAGAAGGAGGCGTTCCTCGAGGACGTCGCCGCCCGCGACGAGTTCGCGGTCTTCCTCAACGCGTGGTGGCCGCTGCTGCGTCCGCTGGACGTGCTGCGCGGGCTCGCCGATCCGTCCCGCGTGGACCGGGCCGCGCGGGGTCGGCTGACACGCGGTCAGAGCGCGTTGCTGGCGTCGACGTGGCGGCGGACGGCCGAAACCGGCGAGGTGTCGTTCCTCGACGTCGCGCTGCTCGACGAAATCGACACGCTGGTGGGGCCGTTGCCTCGCGTCCGGGCCCAGGTGGCGGGCGGGGTCCTCGACGACAACCCCTATGTCGTCGACGGGTACGACATCTTCACCGGCGAGAGCGTGCGCGCGTCGGTGCCCGCCGACGAGATCAGCGAGGTCACCACGTACGCCGACCGCGTGGCCCGGTCCGCGCGCGCGAACGGCGAGCGCGACGACGAGCCGGCCGAGTACGCGCACATCGTCGTCGACGAGGCCCAGGATCTCGCGCCCATGCAGTGGCGCATGCTCAAACGCCGGGGCCGCCACGCCACTTGGACGATCGTGGAGGACCCGGCGCAGAGCGCGTGGGAGGACCTGCGGGCGTCCGCCGACGCGATGAGCGACGCCGTCGGCGACCGTCGGCGGCACGAGTTCGTGTTGACCACCAACTACCGCAATCCGGCGGAGATCGCCGCGCCCGCGGCCCGCGTTCTCGTGCGCGCGGTCCCGGACGCGCGTCCGGCGCGGGCGGTCCGCACCGGCGGCGAGAAGCCCGAAGTCCTCGTGGCCGCCGACCCGGCGGACGCCGTGGGTGTCGCCGTCGCGCGGCTGCTGGACTCCGTCGAGGGAACGGTCGGCGTCGTCACGCCCGTCGGCGAGACGGCGCCGTACGCCGACAAGCTCGCCGGACTGCCGTCGCGCGTCCAGGTCATGAACGCCCTGGACGCGAAAGGCCTGGAATTCGACGCCGCGGTCATCGTCGATCCGAAACGCATCGCGGACCAGGCTCCGAGCGGCCTGCGCACGCTGTACGTCGCGTTGACGCGGGCCACGCGGAGCCTGGTGGTGGTGACGTCGGACGAGGAATGGACGGTCGACCTGCTGGGCGTGCCGCCGTCGCGGCTCTGA
- a CDS encoding fibronectin type III domain-containing protein gives MFDRVRKRATSARATLAAAVAAGALLVAPAVGTAPAADAAPLPAVTATRQETEVTQPGLTSVTVPDGAASVRVTLSGAAAADGTRGDVTTGTATIGESGPLRPGQTMTVVIGATGTTFGPSLFDARLAAAGGTGPAAAPPDRGMFPDAATQSQANTGPGRALLVFTLPVADIGGLPASVDFGAVTAPATAVRHVPVGSAGGAPLTLASITATPPFSIEPTGTTCATSAAIPVGGGCSIAVRVTVEARGPLTGTLTVTGDFPDGSRTLPLAAAGVDVPGAPGALTATAGDAEAVLSWLPPADDGGSPLTGYQIFRSEGQGAEPVLVGTVGPATQIHTDPGLTHNTPYTYVVRAVSAAGFSAFSPPATAIPLPDLTVTTAALADATADAAYTVRLQASGGVPPYRWSAAGTLPPGIMLDPETGELGGTPTTAGGYAFTVRVADGATPEHEAERALTLTVLSAPASAASPPPAGPADAQAGRAPEAAGEASGDGADTALWLWSLLGVVGVIGAVLAIRRLRAARV, from the coding sequence ATGTTCGACCGGGTACGCAAGCGCGCCACGTCCGCACGCGCCACACTCGCGGCGGCCGTCGCCGCGGGCGCCCTGCTCGTCGCACCGGCCGTCGGCACCGCACCGGCCGCCGACGCGGCGCCCCTCCCCGCGGTTACCGCGACGCGGCAGGAGACCGAGGTCACACAGCCGGGCCTCACGAGCGTCACCGTCCCCGACGGTGCCGCGTCGGTGCGCGTCACGCTGTCCGGCGCCGCCGCCGCGGACGGGACGCGCGGGGACGTCACCACCGGTACCGCGACGATCGGCGAGTCCGGCCCGCTCCGGCCCGGGCAGACCATGACGGTCGTCATCGGCGCGACCGGCACCACCTTCGGGCCGTCGCTCTTCGACGCGCGGCTGGCCGCCGCCGGCGGGACCGGCCCCGCGGCGGCGCCGCCCGACCGGGGGATGTTCCCGGACGCGGCGACCCAGTCGCAGGCCAACACCGGCCCGGGGCGCGCCCTGCTGGTCTTCACGCTCCCGGTCGCCGACATCGGCGGGCTGCCCGCGTCGGTCGACTTCGGCGCCGTCACCGCCCCCGCCACGGCGGTCCGGCACGTCCCCGTCGGCAGCGCAGGAGGCGCCCCGCTGACCCTGGCGTCGATCACCGCCACGCCGCCCTTCTCGATCGAGCCGACCGGCACCACCTGCGCGACCTCCGCGGCGATCCCGGTCGGGGGCGGCTGCAGCATCGCGGTCCGGGTCACCGTCGAGGCCCGCGGGCCGCTCACCGGCACGCTCACCGTCACCGGCGACTTCCCCGACGGGTCGCGCACGCTCCCGCTCGCCGCCGCCGGGGTCGACGTCCCGGGGGCGCCCGGCGCGCTGACCGCGACCGCCGGCGACGCGGAGGCCGTGCTGTCGTGGCTGCCGCCCGCCGACGACGGCGGCAGTCCGCTGACGGGCTATCAGATCTTCCGCTCGGAAGGGCAGGGCGCCGAGCCCGTGCTGGTCGGGACGGTCGGCCCCGCGACGCAGATCCACACGGACCCCGGACTGACGCACAACACGCCCTACACGTACGTCGTCCGCGCGGTCAGCGCCGCCGGGTTCTCGGCTTTCTCGCCGCCCGCCACCGCGATCCCGCTGCCGGACCTCACGGTCACGACCGCCGCGCTCGCCGACGCCACCGCCGACGCCGCCTACACCGTGCGCCTCCAGGCCTCGGGCGGCGTCCCGCCGTACCGCTGGTCCGCCGCCGGCACGCTGCCGCCCGGGATCATGCTCGACCCGGAGACCGGGGAACTCGGCGGCACCCCGACGACCGCCGGGGGGTACGCGTTCACCGTGCGCGTGGCGGACGGCGCCACACCGGAGCACGAAGCCGAGCGGGCGCTGACCCTCACCGTGCTGTCCGCCCCCGCCTCCGCCGCGTCCCCGCCGCCCGCGGGGCCGGCCGACGCGCAGGCCGGACGCGCCCCCGAGGCGGCCGGCGAGGCGTCGGGCGACGGGGCGGACACGGCACTGTGGCTGTGGTCGCTGCTCGGCGTGGTCGGCGTCATCGGCGCGGTCCTCGCGATCCGGCGGCTGCGCGCGGCGCGGGTGTGA
- a CDS encoding SDR family NAD(P)-dependent oxidoreductase: MPIFGPETTAEEAVAGADLTGRVVVVTGATSGLGAETVRVLAGAGAHVVATARDAGKAAETVDSLAGEGRSVEAGVLDLGSAASVREFAAWLLARHPRVDVLVNNAGVMATPLGRTADGFETQFGTNHLGHFLLTNLLVPALLRGAPARVVNLSSAGHKVSDILWDDPNFATTEYQPWVAYGQSKTANVLFAVELDRRLADRGVRAYAVHPGSVGTNLGRYLGKEEGAAMLARATSSAHRAKSVPEGAATQVWAATSPDLAGRGGLYLEDCHVSDNHRPWARDPEAAARLWAMSEELLGEKFPAV, encoded by the coding sequence GTGCCCATATTCGGACCTGAGACCACTGCGGAAGAAGCTGTCGCCGGTGCTGATCTGACCGGCAGAGTCGTCGTCGTCACCGGGGCGACGTCGGGGTTGGGAGCGGAGACCGTCCGGGTGTTGGCCGGGGCGGGGGCGCATGTGGTGGCGACCGCGCGCGACGCGGGCAAGGCGGCGGAGACGGTGGACTCCCTGGCGGGCGAAGGGCGTTCGGTCGAGGCGGGGGTGCTCGACCTCGGCTCGGCGGCGTCGGTGCGGGAGTTCGCGGCGTGGCTGCTCGCCCGGCACCCGCGCGTGGACGTCCTCGTCAACAACGCGGGGGTGATGGCCACACCGCTCGGCCGCACCGCGGACGGGTTCGAGACGCAGTTCGGCACGAACCACCTCGGGCACTTCCTGCTGACGAACCTGCTGGTCCCCGCACTGCTGCGCGGTGCCCCGGCCCGTGTCGTCAACCTCAGCTCCGCCGGCCACAAGGTCAGCGACATCCTGTGGGACGACCCGAACTTCGCGACCACGGAGTACCAACCGTGGGTGGCGTACGGGCAGTCCAAGACCGCGAACGTGCTCTTCGCCGTGGAACTCGACCGCCGCCTCGCGGACCGGGGGGTCCGCGCGTACGCCGTGCACCCCGGCTCGGTCGGGACCAACCTGGGGCGTTACCTCGGCAAGGAGGAAGGCGCCGCGATGCTCGCCCGCGCGACCAGCTCCGCGCACCGCGCGAAATCCGTCCCCGAGGGTGCCGCGACCCAGGTGTGGGCGGCGACCTCGCCGGACCTCGCCGGGCGGGGCGGCCTCTACCTGGAGGACTGCCACGTGAGCGACAACCACCGGCCGTGGGCGCGTGACCCGGAGGCGGCGGCACGCCTGTGGGCGATGTCCGAGGAACTGCTCGGCGAGAAGTTCCCGGCGGTCTGA
- the map gene encoding type I methionyl aminopeptidase → MVSLKSPAEIASMREAGRVVADTLRVVAEAARPGVTLRELDALAARHIRAAGAKPSFLGYRPYAELPPFPGVLCLSVNEVVVHGIPNDRALRDGDLLSVDCGAIVDGYHGDAAVTVGVGRVDAEARRLSDATREALEAATAQMLPGRRLGDVAHAVQCVAEAYGYGILRNHGGHGIGTSMHEDPHVPNTGRPGRGYRLREGVVLALEPMFVESGRTDYRVLADRWTLATADGTRAAHFENTVAVTSDGPRVLTAV, encoded by the coding sequence GTGGTGTCGCTCAAGAGTCCGGCGGAGATCGCGTCGATGCGGGAGGCCGGGCGCGTGGTCGCCGACACGCTTCGTGTGGTGGCCGAGGCCGCCCGCCCCGGTGTGACGCTGCGCGAACTCGACGCGCTCGCCGCCCGGCACATACGCGCGGCGGGGGCGAAGCCGTCGTTCCTCGGCTACCGGCCGTACGCCGAGTTGCCGCCGTTCCCCGGCGTGCTGTGCCTGTCGGTGAACGAGGTCGTCGTGCACGGCATCCCGAACGACCGGGCGCTGCGCGACGGAGACCTGCTGTCGGTGGACTGCGGTGCGATCGTCGACGGCTACCACGGCGACGCCGCCGTCACGGTCGGCGTCGGGCGGGTCGACGCGGAGGCGCGGCGGCTGTCCGACGCCACGCGCGAGGCGCTGGAGGCCGCGACCGCCCAGATGCTGCCCGGCAGGAGGCTCGGGGACGTGGCCCACGCGGTGCAGTGCGTCGCGGAGGCGTACGGCTACGGCATCCTCCGCAACCACGGCGGCCACGGTATCGGCACGTCGATGCACGAGGATCCCCATGTTCCGAACACCGGCCGGCCCGGGCGCGGTTACCGCCTGCGCGAAGGCGTCGTCCTCGCCCTGGAGCCGATGTTCGTGGAGAGCGGGCGCACCGACTACCGGGTGCTCGCCGACCGGTGGACCCTGGCCACCGCCGACGGCACCCGCGCGGCCCACTTCGAGAACACCGTCGCCGTCACCTCCGACGGCCCCCGGGTCCTCACCGCCGTCTGA
- a CDS encoding helix-turn-helix domain-containing protein: MVRTPLTDEQRDRGRVLGQALREARGRRSAAEVSAASGVPLDTLRKIERGAIAMPAFFTVAQLARVLDLDLAELAAELLPADAPHVRAGAA; encoded by the coding sequence ATGGTACGCACCCCCTTGACCGACGAACAGCGGGACCGGGGCCGGGTTCTCGGCCAGGCCCTGCGCGAGGCACGCGGTCGTCGGAGCGCGGCGGAGGTGTCGGCGGCGTCCGGCGTTCCGCTGGACACGCTGCGCAAGATCGAACGCGGGGCGATCGCGATGCCGGCGTTCTTCACCGTCGCGCAACTCGCCCGCGTGCTGGACCTCGACCTCGCGGAACTGGCCGCCGAGCTTCTGCCGGCGGACGCACCGCACGTACGGGCGGGAGCCGCCTGA
- a CDS encoding polysaccharide deacetylase family protein, translating to MNPQRSRRRSTASCLFVSTVATGLAATLAACSGTGAERHGLGGETTIAPPASTAPAATAPSPGDAGSAVAPKPVPGEGDAPLAKPQQIDAAEVAQARQKAAAQWGLAAAPLVAPPPPAVKPRLTDNPPQVMTGSDVPPVVRRVPTDDKVVFLTIDDGAEKDPEFSRMLRELGIPASVFVSDYLVPNYDYFRGLAEQGVAVNNHTINHRDLRKLGSDGLRHEICDQQDNLEQEIGARPRLFRPPYGEYTHETLRVAAECGVEAIPLWNQEVFADHLDYRYADGRFHPGDIILTHFRGPTEWHGSMTDMLRRVVREATAQGFAFARLDDYI from the coding sequence GTGAATCCCCAGCGCAGCCGCCGTCGTTCCACGGCTTCCTGTCTCTTCGTCTCCACCGTCGCCACGGGTCTGGCCGCCACCTTGGCTGCCTGCTCGGGGACCGGCGCCGAGCGCCACGGGCTCGGCGGGGAGACCACGATCGCCCCGCCGGCGAGCACCGCCCCCGCGGCGACGGCCCCCTCCCCCGGCGACGCCGGTTCCGCGGTCGCCCCGAAACCGGTCCCCGGTGAGGGCGACGCCCCGCTCGCGAAACCCCAGCAGATCGACGCCGCCGAGGTCGCCCAGGCCCGGCAGAAGGCCGCCGCCCAGTGGGGACTGGCCGCCGCACCCCTGGTCGCACCGCCGCCGCCCGCCGTCAAGCCCCGGCTCACCGACAACCCGCCGCAGGTCATGACCGGCTCGGACGTACCGCCGGTCGTGCGCCGGGTGCCCACCGACGACAAGGTCGTGTTCCTCACCATCGACGACGGCGCGGAGAAGGACCCCGAGTTCAGCCGCATGCTGCGCGAACTGGGGATCCCGGCGAGCGTGTTCGTCAGTGACTACCTCGTGCCGAACTACGACTACTTCCGCGGCCTCGCGGAGCAGGGCGTCGCGGTCAACAACCACACGATCAACCACCGCGACCTGCGCAAACTGGGGTCCGACGGGCTGCGGCACGAGATCTGCGACCAGCAGGACAACCTCGAACAGGAGATCGGCGCACGCCCCCGCCTGTTCCGCCCCCCATACGGCGAGTACACGCACGAAACGCTGCGCGTCGCGGCGGAGTGCGGCGTCGAGGCCATCCCGCTGTGGAACCAGGAGGTGTTCGCGGACCACCTGGACTACCGCTACGCCGACGGCCGCTTCCACCCCGGCGACATCATCCTCACGCACTTCCGAGGCCCGACCGAATGGCACGGCAGCATGACCGACATGCTGCGCCGGGTGGTCCGCGAGGCCACCGCACAGGGCTTCGCGTTCGCGCGGCTGGACGACTACATCTGA
- a CDS encoding ABC transporter ATP-binding protein: MTVTAPPVAPEIPRPAAGRGWLRRLLAACWQHKSSVLWAFGASILGMTVTAFVPLIQRAVIDDAVVSHTRSIAPLAVLLVGAAVIAFATAYVRRYVGGRLSLEVQYDLRTQVFAALSRLDGARQDELQTGQIVSRAGSDINMVSSVLAMLPMLTGSALLFVLSLIVMFTLSPLLTVVALAVGPGLFVVARVSRRRLFPATWAAQQEAAALAGVVDGAVTGVRVVKGFGQERQEIARLEDSGKRLFAARMRAVRLNSRYTPTLSAIPALGQVGVLALGGWLAIKGQITLGTFLAFSTYLGQLVGPVRMLASLLTLGQQARASVERVYEVIDSQPLVTEKPDATPLAPRAAGIEFDRATFGYVASRPVLNGLTLSVAPGETLALVGTSGSGKSTVSMLLPRFYDVQDGAVRVAGHDVRDLTLDSLRAAIGLVAEDSFLFSDTVRANIAYGRPDATDEQVRAAARAAEADTFVNALPDGYASVVGEQGLTLSGGQRQRIALARALLTDPRILVLDDATSAVDPKVEAEIHATLRRVMAGRTTVLIAHRRSTLQLADRIAVLDHGRLVDVGTYAELDARCPLFRLLLSGPGDDAEGADADPQAGPPSTLSGVSLVATADRGTGRKRAEPPVDGITPELWDRGALPDSPYADTTRATARTGAATLGGGGGPGRGGPGGAAGGSGFAAMMPATPELLAQVEALPPANDRPKVDEDSARTEDRHFTLRSLLRPYRVPLLIGLLLVAFDAAAQLALPALIRDGVDRGVSDQATHAIVAVSLIALVVVAADWLINVAQVRIAGRTGERLLYTLRVKTFAHLQRLGLDYYEREMSGRIMTRMTTDVDAMSTFLQTGLVSAVVSVLTFFGIMAALLVLDWQLALLVMSVLPVLITATVVFRKRSAAAYDDAREKVSAVNADLQENVAGMRTAQAFRREARNSERFAERSRDYYESRLTAQRYIALYFPFGQFLSSLAGALVLVVGAQRVDAGTMTAGALIAYLLYIDMFFTPIQQLSQVFDGYQQAAVGLRRIRDLLRTPSSTPGPEKPVPVPDAGLKGEIVFHDVHFAYRTTAAGEGGPRNGKVPEAISGVSLRVAPGETVALVGETGAGKSTLVKLVARFYDVDAGAVRVDGVDVRDWDLAGYRHRLGVVPQEPYLAAGTVRDAIAYGRPDATDAEVEAAARAVGAHDAIAALTGGYLHAVGERGRTLSAGQRQLIALARAQLVDPDILLLDEATAALDLATEAAVTRAADEVAKRRTTLVVAHRLSTAAKADRVAVVDRGRVVEVGTHDELLARDGAYASLWSAFTGIDEQVA; the protein is encoded by the coding sequence GTGACAGTCACCGCGCCCCCGGTCGCCCCCGAGATTCCGCGTCCCGCCGCCGGACGCGGATGGCTGCGCCGCCTGCTGGCCGCCTGCTGGCAGCACAAGAGCAGCGTCCTCTGGGCCTTCGGCGCCTCGATTCTCGGCATGACGGTGACCGCGTTCGTGCCGCTGATCCAGCGCGCGGTCATCGACGACGCGGTGGTGAGCCACACGCGCTCGATAGCCCCGCTCGCGGTGCTGCTCGTTGGGGCGGCGGTCATCGCTTTCGCGACGGCATACGTGCGCCGCTACGTCGGCGGGCGGCTGTCGCTCGAAGTGCAGTACGACCTGCGCACCCAGGTCTTCGCGGCGCTCTCGCGACTCGACGGCGCGCGGCAGGACGAGTTGCAGACCGGGCAGATCGTCAGCCGGGCCGGCTCGGACATCAACATGGTCTCCAGCGTCCTGGCGATGCTGCCCATGCTGACCGGCAGCGCGCTGCTCTTCGTGCTCTCGCTGATCGTGATGTTCACGCTGTCGCCCCTGCTCACCGTGGTCGCGCTCGCGGTCGGGCCGGGGCTGTTCGTGGTCGCGCGCGTGTCACGCCGCCGACTGTTTCCGGCCACCTGGGCGGCGCAGCAGGAGGCCGCCGCGCTGGCGGGTGTCGTCGACGGCGCGGTGACCGGCGTCCGCGTGGTGAAGGGCTTCGGGCAGGAGCGCCAGGAGATCGCGCGGCTGGAGGATTCCGGGAAGCGCCTGTTCGCGGCGCGGATGCGCGCCGTGCGGCTCAACAGCCGCTACACCCCGACGCTGTCGGCGATTCCCGCGCTCGGACAGGTCGGCGTCCTGGCACTCGGCGGCTGGCTGGCCATCAAGGGCCAGATCACGCTTGGTACATTTCTCGCTTTCTCGACTTATCTCGGCCAGCTGGTCGGTCCCGTGCGCATGCTGGCGAGTCTGCTGACGCTCGGTCAGCAGGCTCGTGCGTCGGTCGAGCGCGTCTACGAGGTCATCGACTCGCAGCCGCTCGTCACCGAGAAGCCGGACGCGACACCGCTGGCACCGCGGGCGGCCGGCATCGAGTTCGACCGGGCGACGTTCGGCTATGTCGCGTCGCGCCCGGTCCTGAACGGTCTGACCCTGTCCGTCGCCCCCGGCGAGACCCTCGCCCTGGTCGGGACGTCGGGCTCCGGCAAGTCGACGGTGTCGATGCTGCTCCCGCGCTTCTACGACGTGCAGGACGGTGCGGTCCGGGTGGCCGGGCACGACGTCCGGGACCTCACGCTGGATTCGCTGCGGGCGGCCATCGGCCTGGTCGCGGAGGACTCGTTCCTGTTCTCCGACACCGTGCGCGCCAACATCGCGTACGGCCGGCCCGACGCGACCGACGAGCAGGTGCGGGCCGCGGCCCGCGCGGCGGAGGCGGACACGTTCGTCAACGCGCTTCCGGACGGCTACGCGTCGGTGGTCGGCGAACAGGGCCTCACGTTGTCCGGCGGCCAGCGGCAGCGCATCGCCCTCGCCCGCGCGCTGCTCACCGACCCCCGCATCCTCGTGTTGGACGACGCGACGTCGGCGGTCGACCCCAAGGTCGAGGCGGAGATCCACGCGACGCTGCGCCGGGTGATGGCGGGCCGGACGACCGTGCTGATCGCCCACCGCCGGTCGACGCTGCAATTGGCGGACCGCATCGCGGTGCTCGATCACGGGCGCCTGGTCGACGTCGGGACCTACGCGGAACTGGACGCGCGCTGCCCGCTGTTCCGGCTGCTGCTGTCCGGCCCGGGGGACGACGCGGAGGGCGCGGACGCGGATCCGCAGGCCGGGCCGCCCAGCACGTTGTCCGGGGTCTCCCTGGTCGCGACGGCCGACCGGGGGACCGGGCGGAAGCGGGCCGAGCCTCCCGTCGACGGGATCACCCCGGAGTTGTGGGACCGGGGCGCGCTGCCGGATTCCCCGTACGCGGACACGACCCGCGCCACGGCGCGCACGGGAGCCGCGACGCTCGGCGGAGGGGGCGGCCCCGGACGCGGCGGGCCGGGTGGCGCCGCCGGGGGCTCCGGCTTCGCCGCGATGATGCCGGCGACCCCGGAACTCCTCGCCCAGGTGGAGGCGTTGCCGCCCGCGAACGACCGGCCGAAGGTCGACGAGGACAGCGCCCGGACGGAGGACCGTCATTTCACGCTGCGGTCGCTGCTGCGCCCGTACCGCGTGCCGCTGCTCATCGGCCTTCTCCTGGTCGCGTTCGACGCCGCGGCGCAGCTCGCGCTGCCCGCGCTGATCCGCGACGGCGTGGACCGCGGGGTGAGCGACCAGGCGACGCACGCGATCGTGGCGGTCTCGCTGATCGCGCTGGTGGTCGTGGCGGCGGACTGGCTGATCAACGTCGCGCAGGTGCGGATCGCGGGACGCACGGGCGAGCGCCTGCTCTACACGCTCCGCGTCAAGACGTTCGCGCATCTGCAGCGGCTCGGGTTGGACTACTACGAGCGCGAGATGTCCGGGCGGATCATGACGCGCATGACCACCGACGTCGACGCCATGTCGACGTTCCTGCAGACCGGCCTGGTCAGCGCGGTGGTCAGCGTGCTGACGTTCTTCGGGATCATGGCCGCGCTGCTGGTGCTGGACTGGCAGTTGGCGCTGCTGGTGATGAGTGTGCTGCCGGTTTTGATCACCGCGACGGTGGTCTTCCGCAAGCGTTCGGCGGCGGCGTACGACGACGCGCGCGAGAAGGTGAGCGCGGTCAACGCCGACCTCCAGGAGAACGTGGCCGGGATGCGGACCGCGCAGGCGTTCCGGCGCGAGGCGCGCAATTCCGAGCGGTTCGCCGAACGCAGCCGCGACTACTACGAATCGCGGCTCACGGCACAGCGCTACATCGCGCTGTATTTCCCCTTCGGTCAGTTCCTGTCCAGTCTGGCCGGCGCGCTGGTCCTCGTGGTGGGTGCGCAGCGGGTGGACGCGGGCACGATGACGGCGGGTGCGTTGATCGCGTATCTGCTGTACATCGACATGTTCTTCACGCCGATCCAGCAGCTGTCCCAGGTGTTCGACGGCTACCAGCAGGCGGCGGTCGGCCTGCGGCGCATCCGGGACCTGCTGCGGACGCCGAGTTCGACGCCGGGGCCGGAGAAGCCGGTGCCGGTTCCGGACGCGGGCCTCAAAGGCGAGATCGTGTTCCACGACGTGCACTTCGCCTACCGGACGACGGCCGCGGGCGAGGGCGGCCCGCGGAACGGCAAGGTGCCGGAGGCGATTTCGGGAGTGTCGCTGCGGGTCGCGCCGGGCGAGACGGTGGCGCTGGTCGGTGAGACGGGCGCGGGCAAGTCGACGCTGGTCAAGCTGGTCGCGCGGTTCTACGACGTGGACGCGGGCGCGGTGCGCGTGGACGGCGTGGACGTGCGCGACTGGGACCTCGCCGGCTACCGGCACCGGCTGGGCGTGGTGCCGCAGGAGCCGTATCTGGCGGCGGGCACGGTCCGCGACGCGATCGCGTACGGGCGCCCGGACGCCACCGACGCCGAAGTGGAGGCGGCGGCCCGCGCGGTGGGCGCACACGACGCGATCGCCGCGCTCACCGGCGGCTACCTGCACGCGGTGGGTGAGCGCGGGCGGACGCTGTCGGCGGGGCAGCGGCAGCTGATCGCGCTCGCGCGCGCGCAGTTGGTCGACCCGGACATCCTGCTGCTCGACGAGGCGACGGCGGCGCTGGACCTGGCCACGGAAGCCGCGGTGACGCGGGCGGCCGACGAGGTCGCGAAGCGGCGTACGACGCTGGTGGTCGCCCACCGGTTGTCGACGGCGGCGAAGGCGGACCGGGTGGCGGTGGTCGACCGCGGACGTGTCGTGGAGGTCGGTACGCACGACGAACTCCTGGCGCGCGACGGCGCCTACGCGTCGTTGTGGTCCGCCTTCACCGGCATCGACGAGCAGGTGGCCTGA